The Opitutus sp. ER46 sequence TCCTCGGCGGTGTTCTCGTAGTCGAGGCTGAAGCGGAGCGTGCTGCGCGCCTCCGCGGGGCTGAGCCCCATGGCGGTCAGCACGTGGGAGGGCGCGACGGAGCCGGTGGTGCAGGCCGAGCCGCTCGACGCGCAGATGCCGAGCTGGTCGAGCAACAGGAGGAGCGCCTCGGCCTCTACGCCGACGAAGGAGATGCTCGTGGTGTTGGGCAGGCGAGGTTCCTTGGCGCCGTTCCGAGTCGTGTGCGGAATCTGAGTGAGGATCTGTTGCTCGAGGGAGTCGCGCAGCGCCGCAAGGGTGCGCCGCTGCTCCGGTGTGACGGCGCGGGCGAGTTCGGCGGCGCGGCCGAAGCCAACCAGATAAGGCATGTTCTCGGTGCCGCCGCGATGGCCCTCCTCCTGGTGGCCGCCGATGATCAGCGGCTGGAACGGGGTGCCCTTGCGCACGTAGAGGAGGCCGACGCCTTTGGGACCATGGAGCTTGTGGGCGGAGAGGGACAGCAGGTCGACGCCCAGTTCGTTGACGTCGATCTTGAGTTTGCCGGGCACCTGGACGGCGTCGGTGTGGATCAGAATGCCGCGCTGACGGCAGAGGGCCGCGATCTGCGGGATGGGAAAGAGGACGCCGGTCTCGTTGTTGGCCCACATGATCGAGACCACGGCGGTGTCGGGCCGGAGGGCCTGCTCGAAGCGCGCGAGATCGAGCGAACCGTCGCGGTTCACCGGCAGAAACGTGACCGCGTAGCCCCGCTCGGCCAGCGCGGCGCAGCAGTTGCGCGTGGCGGAGTGCTCGACCGCGGTGGTGACGATATGCCGCTTGGCCGGCTGCGTGTAGAGGCAGCTCGTGATGGCGGTGTTGCTGCTTTCCGTGCCGCAACTCGTGAAAACGATCTCGGTGGGATCGGCGCCGATGAGCGCGGCGGCGGACTCACGCGCGGCCTGGAGCGGGGCCACGAGGTTCTTGCCCAACCGGTACGGGCTGGAGGGATTGCCCCACTTCTCGGTCAGGTAGGGAAGCATCGCTTCCAACACCTCCGGGGCGACGCTCGTGGTTGCATTGCTGTCAAAGTAATAGGTCCGGGAAGCGGTCATGTGACACGTGGGACTTATTTACGGTCGCGCGCAGTGCAACCGTCGAGCGCGACATCTGCCGGGCGGCCGCGCGGCGGCGGAGTCGCGCGTCGTGCGGCGGGGGGCCCGGCCCGGGCGGATCGCCTGGGGACCAAGCGGTTGGGCGGATGCCTGGCTGACGCGCTCACGGAAACGGAATGACCGCCAAGGGATGCTCGCCAGAGTTCCAGAAGGCAAAGAAGCGTCCGTTGTGCGTCAGCAGGCTCGGGTGATCCGACAACCCAGCGGCAGAGGAAAGCTCACTCGGGCGCCAGGTGTGGCCCGCGTCCTCGGAGATCAGGCCGCGCAGGGCGGTGCGGCCATCGCGGTACTCTTTCCAGGCGATCGCGATCCTCCGGCCCGTTGCGCCGATGGCGGCGTGGCCGGCGCTGTCGGCGCCGATCCGCTGGGCAGCGTCGCCGCGCGAGGCGGAGAGCCGGCCATAGAACACTCCGTGGTTGCGGGCAGCGCCGCTGAACCACACGCCGTGAAGCGCGCCGTCGCCATCGATCGCCATCGCCGGCCCGTGGTGTGGGCACGCGTCGATCCGCCAGTCCTCAAAGGTCGCGCGCTGCACAGCCTCCGCGTGACCATCCGGGCGCAGATTCGCGATCGCGTGATCCCGAATGTTCGGATCGAAAATGTGCCGCCAAAACGCGGTCACGGTGCCGTCGCGGTGCGAGACGAGCGCGAGGCGGCAGCATTCGCAGCAATGGTCGGCAACTTTAAAGTCGCCGCGAAACGACGCGCCCTGGTCGGAGGAGACGGCGTAGTAGAGGGCGGCACCGCGATAGGCGGATGGCGTCGAGGCGACGAGGTCGCGCTTGTCGATCCAGGCCGCGAACACCTCGCCGTCCTGGTTGACCGCAATCGTGTCGAAGCGATGCGTGATCACCTGTCGGTCGTGATGCACCACGATGGGCGGGGAGAAGGTTCGGCCCGCATCCAGTGAGCGCGAAAACCGGATCTCGCCGGTGTACGGTTCGGCGAGCGGGCGGGTCCAGCTGACGTAGATCTCGCCCTTGGGGCCGAGCGCGATCTTGGGCCGCGCGTCGCCTCCGGCGTCGATCGCCTCGGGCGTCCGCGTGACCAGGACCGCGTTGGACCAGGACTGGCCTTCGTCCGCCGAACGGCTGACCGCGATGTGACCACTGACGCGGTGCACCGCCCAGAGGACGCCGCTGGCATCGAAGGCGGCCTGCGCGCCGAGTTCGGCCTGATCGGGCGCCATGACGTGGCGGTGGGCTGCGTCGGCGGCGGCGGACATGCCGGCGGGCGCGAAGATAGAGAGGAAGAGCAAAACGAATCGGGGCATGAGGAGGGTGTTTACCAGTTGTACTCGATCGCGACGTAGCCGGCGCGAGGCAGGCCGGGACTGAAGACCGGCGTATTTGAAGCTATGGACGCACTTTCGGCATAGCGTTTGTCGGCGAGGTTCATCACGCGGGCCGACACGGAGAGATGCGGACTCAGCCGGTAACTGCCGCGGAGATTGATGAGGTCGTGCCCGGGATAACGGCCAAACGCCGGTGAGTTTCCGGGCTCGAGCCAGTAGGCGCCAATGCGAATCCACTCCAGCTGGAGCATGGCCGCCTTGGTGGGGCGCCAGGTGAGGCGGGTGTTCGCCATGACCTTGGGCGCGGCCTCGATGTCCTTGCCATTGAAGTTGGCGGTGCTTGTAACCCACCGTACGTAGCGCTGGCGAGAATACGAGAGGGCGGTGCCGAGTCGGAGCTTGTACCCCAGGTCGGCGCCGATCGCCGCCTCGACTCCGCGGTGCTCGGTCTCGCCGGCGTTCACGCTGGTCGCGACGTTCGTGGCCAGGTTGCGCTGGCTCACGAGGTCGTCCTGTTTGGTCAGGTCGTACGCGACCAAATCGTAGGTCCATCCGCCGTGATCGCCGCGGACGCCGAGTTCGAACTGACGGGCCTGGATTGGCTTGAGTGCGCGGGCGAGCTGGGCCTTGGCGACGGCGTTCGCGGCCCCGGCGTCATTGCCGGCGCGATACAGCTGGCTCTCCGAAGGGGCGCGAAACCCGAAGTGGTAGGACGCATAGAGGTGCGTGTGGGCGTTGAGGGCATAGGTGGCGCCGAGTTTGGGGCTGGTGTGGGCGAAGCGCGCGTCGTCCCGCGCGATCTGGCCGTAGTACCGCGTGGCCCCGAGCACCACGGCCGACACCGTGCCGGGCGCGAGATGATTGCGCAGGGCGAACCTGAGGGTGTCGTGACGCAGACCGGCGGTCACCCGCAGCCGGGCGAGGGGCGAGAACTCGACGTGGACGTAGGGAGAGAGGCTCTGAAAGGTGACCCGGTAGTCGTAGATCCGGGTGCCGCGGGCGTAATCGCTGAAAAGGGTGTTGGCGCCGGTGCCGGAACGGGTGACGAGCAGGTTGTCCTCCTGCCGGGACCCGGCGCTGGAGTCGAAGTCGACCCCGCCGATGAGGCGGGCGCGCCAGAACGGAAGGTTCTGTCGCCCCTTGGCCATCAGGCCGTACGAGACGTTGTGCGTCTGCTCGATCCGCGGGTCCGAGTTCAGATTGTAGGATCCATTCAGGTCCATCGCGTTGTCGCGGAAGTAGGGGATCAGCGAAATCGCGGCCGAGTCGAACACCTGCTCGTACTCGACGGACGCGCGGACGGCGCTTACCTGGCGAAACGCGATCGGCAGCAGATTCCGGGTGGGATGGTCGAGGTAGTCAGCGTAGGTGAGGGGCGAGTTGGCGCCCGTCTGCTGGTCGATCTTCGAGACGGCGAGGACGGACTTAATTGTCACGCCGCGGCCGAGAGACTGGTCGACGCGGACGTTGGCGCTCTGCCGATCATAGCCGGTGTGGTTGCGCCAGCCGTCGGTGTGCGTGAGGTTCAGATTGACCCCGTAGGCGCCGTGGTCGCTGGCCGCGCCGCCGGCGGCGCCCAGGAAACGCCAGGTGCCGAACGAGCCACCTTCGGCGGTCAGGGTGGCGAGCGGCGTCGCAGTGGGGGCGCGGGTGAGAATGTTCACGACGCCGCCGATCGCATCCGAGCCGTGCAGCGCGGTGCCGGGGCCGCGGATCACCTCGACGCGGCCGGCCATGGGCACGTTCACCTCGTAGAGCGCGTTGTGATTGAAGAAGCCGGTGGCGCGAATCGGGATGCCGTCCTCGAGGAATAAATACACCGGGCTGGTGGTGAATGGCTGGCGGATGGCGGTCGTATGGCCCTCGCCGTTGGTGACGGCGACCGCCACTCCCGGGATTTGGCTGAGCAGCTGGGCCGGATGCATGGGGGCAGTTTCGCGGATTGAGGCGGCGGAGATGATGCCGATGGCCGCAGGCGTCTCGGTGAGCGGGGCGCTTTCGCGGGTGCCGGTGACGGTCATCGGCGCCAGGATGGCGGGCGGCGGCCCGTCTGATGGGCGGGAGGACTGCGCCAGCGCGGCGGGCACGAGGAAGGAGAGGAGAATCAGGGAGGTGGGAAAGGGTTTCATGGGAGGACACCCCGGTGGGGTGTTGGCGCGATCCGCGCGCCCGGCTGCGCGACCGTTTCGGCGGCTGGCCGACGGTTCGGGGCAGAGCTGTGCGTCCGCCGTGTTAGGTCACGGTCTGGACACGTTTCGCTGGTGATGACGTCCGAGGACGCTCAGGCCGCGCGTGGCGGGGGCAGCGGTGGGCAGGCTCGGCCACGGCCGAGCATTGGGCTCGCTGCGGTCGAATACCGCAGGTGTTGCGTGGCCGGAGGAACCACGGCCGCTGCGTGGAGGGGCGGGTAGAGCTCGACAAGCTTCCCTGAAGCCCTGGCTCCGGGCGTCTTTCCGTGGTTGCGCTCATGCTCCTGCCGCCGCTGTTGGACGGCTCGGCACATGCGGCACATTTCGCCGGAGAAGGTTTTCTCGACCGCCGCGCCAACGGTCATCTGCGTGACGTAGCCGGAGAACATGTTGCCCCACGCGACCAGTTGCGCGACGTCCCATTGGCAACCCGTGGCGAGAAACCACGCGAGAAAGGCCAGGATGACTTGGAGGCGGCGGCGCACGCGTCGTCACAGATGGGGGCGAATGCCATTCGTGCAACTCGCGACCCCTTTTCCGATTGATGCGGATCAACGGGCGGGGCGGTGGGCCAACTCGGCAGGGCGCTCGTGGGCGCCCAGTGAAGACCTCGGCGCGGATCGGCGTGGCGGATCTCGGGAATCGGTTCGCGCCGGTCAGTTGACACCGGTGTGTTTTCGCTGCCCCGGGTGTCTGCCACGGCCGGATTCGTTCGTTGAGGTGCCGGAACGCAAAACCCACACCTCCCATGCGCAAATTGATCGTTTCTGAATTCATCACCCTGGATGGCGTCATCCAGGCCCCCGGCGGCGCCGACGAAGACCGCGACGGCGGATTTACCCACGGCGGGTGGACCCTGCCGTACTGGCACGACGACATCGGCAAAGCCTTCGTCGGGCTGATGCAGGACGTGGACGCGTTCCTCCTGGGCCGGCGGACGTACGTCACCCACGCGCAGGCGTTCGAGCCGCTGCCGAAGGGCGACTTCTTTGGGGACCTGATGAACGGGCCGGCGAAATACGTGGTTTCGACCACGCTGGAGAAGCCGATCTGGCGGAACACGACGGTGATCCGCGGGAACATCATTGAGTCGGTGCGCGCGCTGAAGGCGCAGTCCGGTGGGAGCATCATCACGGACGGCAGCAGCCAGTTGGTGCACACCCTCCTGGCGCACGACCTCGTCGACGAACTGCACCTGCTGTTGTACCCGCTCGCGCTGGGTGGCGGGAAACGGCTGTTCCCGGATGGGAAGACGACGAGGTTCTCGCTGCGCCAGGCGACGCCGTACCCCAGCGGGGTAGTGGGCCTGGACTACGTCAGGGCCGCATAGGTTGGGTCGCCGCGGTGTGGATGATCGCGCTCACGGCTTCCGCCGCGTCGACATGGCAATCGTGCCCGGTGGGCAGCTCGAAATAGCCCCAATGTTCGCGCTGCGCCCGGGCGGCGAATGATTCGAAGACGGGGCGCGCTCCGTTTTGCGGGCCGACGCACGCGATGTAGGTTCGTCGCACG is a genomic window containing:
- a CDS encoding aminotransferase class V-fold PLP-dependent enzyme; protein product: MTASRTYYFDSNATTSVAPEVLEAMLPYLTEKWGNPSSPYRLGKNLVAPLQAARESAAALIGADPTEIVFTSCGTESSNTAITSCLYTQPAKRHIVTTAVEHSATRNCCAALAERGYAVTFLPVNRDGSLDLARFEQALRPDTAVVSIMWANNETGVLFPIPQIAALCRQRGILIHTDAVQVPGKLKIDVNELGVDLLSLSAHKLHGPKGVGLLYVRKGTPFQPLIIGGHQEEGHRGGTENMPYLVGFGRAAELARAVTPEQRRTLAALRDSLEQQILTQIPHTTRNGAKEPRLPNTTSISFVGVEAEALLLLLDQLGICASSGSACTTGSVAPSHVLTAMGLSPAEARSTLRFSLDYENTAEDVAYLMSHLPRLVAELRAAASPRTAARVSPALARAS
- a CDS encoding sialidase family protein; translation: MPRFVLLFLSIFAPAGMSAAADAAHRHVMAPDQAELGAQAAFDASGVLWAVHRVSGHIAVSRSADEGQSWSNAVLVTRTPEAIDAGGDARPKIALGPKGEIYVSWTRPLAEPYTGEIRFSRSLDAGRTFSPPIVVHHDRQVITHRFDTIAVNQDGEVFAAWIDKRDLVASTPSAYRGAALYYAVSSDQGASFRGDFKVADHCCECCRLALVSHRDGTVTAFWRHIFDPNIRDHAIANLRPDGHAEAVQRATFEDWRIDACPHHGPAMAIDGDGALHGVWFSGAARNHGVFYGRLSASRGDAAQRIGADSAGHAAIGATGRRIAIAWKEYRDGRTALRGLISEDAGHTWRPSELSSAAGLSDHPSLLTHNGRFFAFWNSGEHPLAVIPFP
- a CDS encoding TonB-dependent receptor — translated: MKPFPTSLILLSFLVPAALAQSSRPSDGPPPAILAPMTVTGTRESAPLTETPAAIGIISAASIRETAPMHPAQLLSQIPGVAVAVTNGEGHTTAIRQPFTTSPVYLFLEDGIPIRATGFFNHNALYEVNVPMAGRVEVIRGPGTALHGSDAIGGVVNILTRAPTATPLATLTAEGGSFGTWRFLGAAGGAASDHGAYGVNLNLTHTDGWRNHTGYDRQSANVRVDQSLGRGVTIKSVLAVSKIDQQTGANSPLTYADYLDHPTRNLLPIAFRQVSAVRASVEYEQVFDSAAISLIPYFRDNAMDLNGSYNLNSDPRIEQTHNVSYGLMAKGRQNLPFWRARLIGGVDFDSSAGSRQEDNLLVTRSGTGANTLFSDYARGTRIYDYRVTFQSLSPYVHVEFSPLARLRVTAGLRHDTLRFALRNHLAPGTVSAVVLGATRYYGQIARDDARFAHTSPKLGATYALNAHTHLYASYHFGFRAPSESQLYRAGNDAGAANAVAKAQLARALKPIQARQFELGVRGDHGGWTYDLVAYDLTKQDDLVSQRNLATNVATSVNAGETEHRGVEAAIGADLGYKLRLGTALSYSRQRYVRWVTSTANFNGKDIEAAPKVMANTRLTWRPTKAAMLQLEWIRIGAYWLEPGNSPAFGRYPGHDLINLRGSYRLSPHLSVSARVMNLADKRYAESASIASNTPVFSPGLPRAGYVAIEYNW
- a CDS encoding dihydrofolate reductase family protein, whose translation is MRKLIVSEFITLDGVIQAPGGADEDRDGGFTHGGWTLPYWHDDIGKAFVGLMQDVDAFLLGRRTYVTHAQAFEPLPKGDFFGDLMNGPAKYVVSTTLEKPIWRNTTVIRGNIIESVRALKAQSGGSIITDGSSQLVHTLLAHDLVDELHLLLYPLALGGGKRLFPDGKTTRFSLRQATPYPSGVVGLDYVRAA